The Silene latifolia isolate original U9 population chromosome Y, ASM4854445v1, whole genome shotgun sequence sequence TGTGTGCCGGATATGGAGATACCATCCATCCTCAAGCATTGCCACGAATATGCTTGCGGAGGTCACTTCGGGCCTCAAATAAAGGCACGGAAAATTCTAGAGTGCGGTGTCTATTGGCCCAATTTGTTCAAGGATGCTCACATCTTCGTCAACacttgtgatagatgccaaagGTTTGGCAACATCTCATGACGAAatgaaatgccccaacaaccaaTGCTATATTTGGAGGTTTTCGATGTGTGgggaatagacttcatgggaccattCCCTAATTCCTATAGATATCTCTACATCCTATTGGCGGTTGATTATGTTTCCAAATGGGTGGAGGCCATTCCCACGAAatgtgatgatgcaaaaacggtgaaAGCATTTGTCAAGAGCATCATATTTTCAAGGTTCGGATTTCCTAAGGTCATTGTTAGTGATAGGGGAACACATTTTTGCAACAAGGTGATAGCAACGTTGCTTCAAAAATACGGTGTCCTTCACAAGGTTTCTACGGCCTATCACCCCCAAACAAACGGCCAAGCGGAAAATTCCAACCGAGAGATTAAGCACATCTTGAAAAGAATGGTCAATCCcgaccgaaaagattggagcaaaaggcttgaagatgctctatgggcttatagaacggctTATAAGACCCCAATCGATATGTCTCCATATAGGCTAATTTATGGGAAGGGATGCCACCTCCCCTTAAAATTTGAACACAAAGCCTATTGGGCGATAAAAGCTTTCAATCAAAATAtcgatgaggcgggattgcacCGAAACCTTCAAATTcaagaattggaagagcttaggcaaaacgcctatgacaatgctagcatTTACAAAGAGAAAGCTCGgtcttggcatgacaagatggtAACAagaagggttttcgaagagggaCAAGATGTGTTGGTTTTTCAAAGTCGTCTCAAGAACTTTCCCGGCAAGCTAAGGTTAAGATGGTATGGGCCTTACAAAGTCAAGAAAGTTTTTCCACATGGAGCGGTGGAGGTGGAAAACCCGACCTCGCGGAAAGTGATAAAGGttaatggtcaaaggttgaagcacTACTTCAAGGGAGTCGAGTTGCAAGGTGAAGAGGATCTTCTTGTAGAGGATCCAATTTACAAAGATTAACCTTCTCTAGCAATGACTAAAGTCAAGCCATCGACATTAAAAGTACAACACAAATTTGTAAATATCCTCTTTCTAGTGTAGAATTTACCGTTTTCTTAGGTAGAAATTACATTTATGTAATTTCAATTCTTATGATTTCAATCCTTGTCAAAAATGAATTACATCAAAATACATAGAAGTTACTAATGCTCTTATGGAGATTTG is a genomic window containing:
- the LOC141630461 gene encoding uncharacterized protein LOC141630461; this encodes MTEPWYANLVNYIVAKKFPTSLSSSQRNKIKADARFYIWDDPYLWKMCQDQVIRRCVPDMEIPSILKHCHEYACGGHFGPQIKARKILECGVYWPNLFKDAHIFVNTCDRCQRYLYILLAVDYVSKWVEAIPTKCDDAKTVKAFVKSIIFSRTAYKTPIDMSPYRLIYGKGCHLPLKFEHKAYWAIKAFNQNIDEAGLHRNLQIQELEELRQNAYDNASIYKEKARSWHDKMVTRRVFEEGQDVLVFQSRLKNFPGKLRLRWYGPYKVKKVFPHGAVEVENPTSRKVIKVNGQRLKHYFKGVELQGEEDLLVEDPIYKD